The stretch of DNA ATTCAATCATTTGTTTAAGAGAACGAAGGCTCCGTACCTTTAAAAACAAATGCTGCAGCCGGGACAGCTTTGCTTTCGCTTCTTTTAGCTGATCAAGTATATAGTAATATTCTCTACGGCTTAATCCATATTTTTTTTGGATTCGTCTGTTGCCGAAATTGGTATACAGCATAAACACTCCTGCAAAACCGGCTGCGAATGCCGCCCATGACAGCCAGCCATCAAGCGGCATTGTCAGCACGAGAGCTGCTGCGAGTGAAACGGCCAGGCGGCGGGACCAATAAAAAGAATATCGCATCGTTCATCCACTCCATTTTATCATTTTGCTCTTTTACATGAGCGTATTTTGTTTCTTTATACGGACAAGCCGCAGAAAAAGTTTCATCTATAGTCCATTGTTTACGTTTTTTTCTATGAAAAAACCCCTTTTTGAAAAAAGGGGCATTTCTTATTTTGCTGATTCTTCAGCCGGCGGGTGGTTCTGATAATATTTGCGCCCGATCCATGATTGGAAAATAAGGATCAGTCCGCTGACGCTCCAATAAATAGGAAGGGCAGCTGGTGCGTTAAACGAGAAAACCAAAATCATAATCGGCGACAGCAGGCCGATAAATTTCATTTGCTGCTGCTGTTCAGCCGGCATTGTCTGCATGGACAGACGGAATTGAACATAGTACATAATACCCGCAATAACGGCCATGGCAATGTCAGGCTGTCCGAGACGGAACCAAAGGAATTCATGCGTTTTTATATCTTCTGAGACGGTAATGGCGTAATAAAGGCCTGTCCAGACCGGCAGCTGTAAAAGCATCGGCAGGCAACCCATAGCCATTGGATTGATGTCATTTTCTTTGTAAAGAGTCATCATTTCCATTTGAATCTTCCGCTGTTCTTCCTGTGTTTTAGCTGCTTTTAATCGTGCTTGAATATCAGTCATCTGCGGTTTTACTTTTTCCATCTTGTGGCGCATGGCGGCCTGCTTTTTCATCGAATTCAGCATAAGCGGCATTAGAATCAATCGTACCGCAATGGTAATGACGATGATTGCCATTCCATAACTGCCAAACATTTCGCCGAGCCAGTGAATCAGTTCAACGAACGGATTCACGAGGTAATCATGGAAAAAATGGCCTTCTGTTTGTGCGCTTTGACAGCCGGATAACAAAGCGGCCGATAAAGCAGTAAGCGCAATCGTTAATTGTTTTTTCAAATTCGTTCCTCCTGCGCCTGCTAGCAGGCTAGTTGCTTTAGACAAAAAAAGTATACTCCTTTTTTCCTGCAAAAACAATTAATCAATTATAAGGCGAAATGTAAACCTTTAATTTTATTAGGTTGACAAAATAAAGACCAATCCTTTAATCTGGAAAAAAAGGAGGGGTTACCATGTCAACATGGACTCAATTAGCTGTACAGATTTTAGGAGGTTACAAGCTTTCGGAAGAGGAAGCAGAGAATATTTTAACGTGTCCTGATGAAGAGGTTTTGCAGCTGCTCGAGGGCGCTTTTCATCTTCGCCGCCATTATTACGGAAAGAAAGTCAAACTGAATATGATCATCAATACAAAATCCGGCTTATGTCCGGAGGATTGCGGCTATTGTTCTCAATCGTCCCAGTCAACGGCTCCAATCCAAAAATACCGGATGATGAACCGTGAACAAATTGTGGCCGGTGCCGAAAAAGCCCATTCCCTTGGCGCAAATACCTACTGCATCGTGGCGAGCGGAAGAGGACCGTCTAAAAAAGAACTCGATACTGTCACAGATGCGGTAAAAGAGATAAAAAACAAATATGGGATGCGCATTTGTGCATGCCTGGGACTCCTAAAACCGGAGCAGGCTGTACAGCTGAAAGAAGCAGGAGTGAACCGGTACAACCATAATATAAATACATCCAAAAACCATCACGAGTCGATTACGACTACTCATACATATAACGATCGTACAGAAACAGTCGGCCGCGTAAAAGAAAGCGGCATGTCCCCATGCTCCGGCGTCATTATCGGCATGGGTGAAACGAATGAAGACATTATCAATATGGCTTTTAGCCTGAGGGAGCTTGATGCTGACTCAATTCCGGTTAATTTCCTGCATGCTATACCGGGTACAAAGCTTGAGGACGCTAAGCCGCTTACGCCGCTTTTTTGCTTAAAAGTACTTGCGTTGTTCCGTTTTATCAATCCATCAAAAGAAATCCGGATTTCAGGCGGCCGGGAAGTGAATTTACGCTCCGTTCAGCCACTTGGCTTGTACGCTGCCAATTCTATTTTTTTAGGAAGCTATTTGACGACTCCCGGCCAGGAGGTCACAGCAGATCATAAAATGATTGAGGATATGGGATTTGAAATAGAGCAGGCGCACGAGCAGGCTCCTGTTTAATAGACCAGAAAGGTCCATGAATTCTTTTACTGAAATACAAGAAAAGTGAGTTATAAGGCTTAAAATAAAAATAGCTACATGTTGTTTAACAATAAAAAGAAAAAAAGAGGAGTGGGATTCCCACTTCTCTTATCACGACAACTTTTTGTTTTTTTATTTTCAGAAAAAGTAATTATCTTAATCAGAGTCTTATTTTTAAAAGAAATTAGTCATTGTAGTAGGGTGGCTCCTTTCCCTTCTCATCATAAGCAGACAAACTTCCTCGGTCTACTTTATAGGACAAAGACCAAGAATCACTTGCAGCTTCTTTACTCCAATGCTCCGTAAAAGTAACAAGATATACTTCAGGTTCCAGTTCTTTTACGCTTGTTTCTCTAACTACGTTATAACCTTGGATGGTTCCTTCCCATTTGCCAACTTCCTTAGGAAAACTCTTTATAACAGTCTCATTGTCATTGGTCGCAAACTCAACAGCTTCTTCTTTTGTAAAAGGAGGGACGGGAGGCGAAGAAATATAAAAATACAGCCAGCCGATAAAAGCTAGAATAAAAGGAATAAGCCAGATTATCTTTATACTCTTTTGGTTTTCCATTCTCTTCTCTACCCATTTATCTATTAGCGCGTATAACAGAGCAGCTACTAATCCATAAATTGCAAAAATCAAATCTTGAAATAAAATGCCATTTGCTAAACCAAACAAACTAAGAATGACTATATATAACCAATCTTGATTTTTAAACCATTTTTTGTGAAAGTACTCAATGACAAGAGAAACAATATTTCCATAAACAAGAACAATTGCACCGATGTACGTGAAGAACATAGATGACAAAAGAAGAAAGTTAGTTCCCAAATCATATATGAAATTAGTTTCTTCAGCCATATCGTAAAACGCTAAAAATATTGATGCCAAAGTGGTCGTAATAAATGTTGTCAGTAATTTTCATATGGCTAAGTGTGTAAAATTCATTTTTATCCTCCCTGTGTTAGTAGTATAGCAAAAGTGATAAATGTAGTGACAAAACGGTGAAAAAAACGCAAAAAAAGGTGTATCAACAAAATTGTTGATACACCGCTAATTTACATTGTTAAACAGCATGTGTCGTCGTTATTAATACTGTCTAATTTTTAATAATTATAGATTCAGTGTTACATATTCATGGACCTTTTTTACATACAGATATGGTAAAATCATTCCAAGAAAGGGTGAGAGCATGAAAGAAAAACAAGAGCTGTACCGGTATTCCTGCACGGTGGATGAGGAGAAAGTTTTTGCATTTAAACAAGCGGTTTCGGCTGCCGATACGGGGAGTGAGATACCGCCAACGTTTCTCACTGTACTTGATTTTCACGGCGGGTTGTCTTTTCAAAAATTGACGGAGCTTCTCCAGTTTGACCCTGCTTGTGTGCTGCACGGCAGCCAGTCTTATGAATACATAAAACCGATCGTTCCAGGTGACCACATTGAAGCCGTTGTGTATATGACAGGACGGACGTCCAAAAGAGGCATGACGTTTGCAAAGCTTGAAACGGTTTATTTAAAAGAAAACCATCCAGCCGTTATATCGCGTTCGACCTTGATTGAACAGAAGGGAGCAGCCCATGTTTAAACCTCTTTA from Domibacillus sp. DTU_2020_1001157_1_SI_ALB_TIR_016 encodes:
- the yidC gene encoding membrane protein insertase YidC codes for the protein MKKQLTIALTALSAALLSGCQSAQTEGHFFHDYLVNPFVELIHWLGEMFGSYGMAIIVITIAVRLILMPLMLNSMKKQAAMRHKMEKVKPQMTDIQARLKAAKTQEEQRKIQMEMMTLYKENDINPMAMGCLPMLLQLPVWTGLYYAITVSEDIKTHEFLWFRLGQPDIAMAVIAGIMYYVQFRLSMQTMPAEQQQQMKFIGLLSPIMILVFSFNAPAALPIYWSVSGLILIFQSWIGRKYYQNHPPAEESAK
- the bioB gene encoding biotin synthase BioB — its product is MSTWTQLAVQILGGYKLSEEEAENILTCPDEEVLQLLEGAFHLRRHYYGKKVKLNMIINTKSGLCPEDCGYCSQSSQSTAPIQKYRMMNREQIVAGAEKAHSLGANTYCIVASGRGPSKKELDTVTDAVKEIKNKYGMRICACLGLLKPEQAVQLKEAGVNRYNHNINTSKNHHESITTTHTYNDRTETVGRVKESGMSPCSGVIIGMGETNEDIINMAFSLRELDADSIPVNFLHAIPGTKLEDAKPLTPLFCLKVLALFRFINPSKEIRISGGREVNLRSVQPLGLYAANSIFLGSYLTTPGQEVTADHKMIEDMGFEIEQAHEQAPV
- a CDS encoding MaoC family dehydratase N-terminal domain-containing protein — encoded protein: MKEKQELYRYSCTVDEEKVFAFKQAVSAADTGSEIPPTFLTVLDFHGGLSFQKLTELLQFDPACVLHGSQSYEYIKPIVPGDHIEAVVYMTGRTSKRGMTFAKLETVYLKENHPAVISRSTLIEQKGAAHV